In Plectropomus leopardus isolate mb chromosome 17, YSFRI_Pleo_2.0, whole genome shotgun sequence, the DNA window CTGAACAGTCTCCAGTGAATATCTTGTTCCCAGTAAAAAGAAGTGGTTTTGTACAATGTGGACAATTCCGAAACAAAGAAGAATGGCATgtgtaagaaaataaataaataaaaagttttaatgacAGCGTTACTCACAGATGCTCACAAAGGAGATGGTCTGTAGGTCTCATTATGTTGTTATTgatgaaaagaaataatgttCAACATGTCCAGGCTTGCCAGCTTGTAACCTGACACCTCAGCTCGAGGTTGGTCATTTACTGCAGCACAAAATCAAGCTGCTatacaaaagtaaaagaatttgccacaatgtttatttttttattagctaCGAAAATCTACCCTTTTTTAAACCTCCAAATTGGGGAAAGTTTTCGCAATACATAAACAATCCTTCTgcatatctgaaaaaaatcaaaatcaccaTATTTTAGGATACATTGTAGAGGACAAACAGTTATTTTTGATATtaaggtgaactgtccctttaagtagaAATTTGATgtactttatttgactttaaGTCTGATGAGCTGATATGATGTGCttttataaattaaacaaacaacagtatgtaaaaaagttaaacttcACTGACTCTCCAAACTATACACGTAGAATCACAAGTAAACTGATTGTGCTTGTATAATATACAAAAGTAAAATGGTCAGAGTGGgcattattttgaattattaatttaaattattatccTTATgcaaagcactttataaaccCTGTTTATGGTTGGTTATCAATATTTGACTCATGCATTAGGAGTATTTTTCCCTCCTTTATCTTGACTCCGGAGCACTTCATTGTTTTTAACTTAAGGAAATCCACTTAGACTTCTGGGAAGTTTCCCTGCAGATCAATAAAAATGGGTGCTATTTatttgtctgtggagcagctgaaATATTCACAGCCTGCAGTCCTTGGAGAGTTTCCTCTAATGTTGCATGAGGAGGGAAACTGAAGCCGAGTTCTGAGGGGGACGCTCGGTCCCCTGGCTCTCACTTCTGGTGTGACCTGTAATCCAATCAGAGCTGGCGTGTCCATGCTGGGAAAATAAACAGAACCAAAGCCTGATCCCATCGCTGGTTTTCATCCACTGGTTAACAGAGGGCAGTCAGTGAAGTCTCATTCAATTTGTTCTTTATTATAGCTCTTGCTAACACTTAGAGAGGCATTTGATGCTAAACTACGTTGtgctgttttcattattatgaaaagaaacaaccacaacaacaaactaaAGACACAGCAAGAGTCCATCAGGTGTATTTTCTTTGAACTAAAAAGAAAGAGGACTCTCTAGAGAGTTTTAACTGAATTAacttgaaattaatttaaaaaaaacatattatattttcCATCAATGATACAAGAAAATTCCTGTATAGTGTTTTACAGTATAGCTACAATTATTCTTACATTTACGTTAGTGCATTTAtaccacaacaacaaactaaAGACACAGCAAGAGTCCATCAggtgtattttctttaaactaaaAAGAAAGAGGACTCTCTAGAGAGTTTTAACTAAATTAacttgaaattaatttaaaaaaacatattatattttcCATCAATGATACAAGAAAATTCCTGTATAGTGTTTTACAGTATAGCTACAATTATTCTTACATTTACGTGCATTTATGACCCTATGAAGGAAGGAGTTATTGATAGAAGTTAAAATTaaacagaggaaagaaaggCTCAGGCACACCAAACTGACTGATCCAAGAACCAATGGTGACGAAGTCAAACTGTTGTGTTGCCTCATGTTGCCTGTGTCTGGATCAAACAgttgcacttaaacacacagcGAAGACTACATCTAATGGCCAACTAGCACATATGTGCTgcacctgtgtgagaggaaagaGCTCTCCATAACACCAGGTGGCAGTCGTCTGtgtttgtcttaaaaaaggaaactggaGGACCAACAGGACGGATCCAAGATACAAGCTGGCCAGTTAGTACATTAATAACACAAcatgatgttgaaagaacaaaggatATTTACCAGCACCAGCAAGGAATtgcacaaacagtttttttttatttttgccgaAGAGCTCCATGActacaaaaataatcttaacttATATAGCAATTATATTTCGATTTCatgccctcttgactttagttATTTGCTAGCATGCTCTGAGCTGAATTGTCAATAAGAGTGATTTTCCTAACCGACAAGCTCCGCCGGGTCTGCTGCCAATTCAACATTCTGAATCGGCTAAAACACAGCCGATGAGGACTGACTAGTGCCAACGGTAGAGAAcacaccacacaaaaaaaatgggtGAAAGATGCTCCCTGAAGGCCTGGCCTTGACAGATGGCCGAGcattggcttggtgtgtcagggccctaagACTCAGTTAGATGATAGTGTGAAGGGGTGTAATtagtaaatacattttctaatcATATTCAAGTAACTAACAAGCTAGAGCTtccacaaaaagcaaaaacattcagGGAACCATCCTGGGGAATGTTAAACAGACTGAGccataaaataaatggaaactTCATGAAAAGACAGATGTGGTTTTGAGATAATATCTTCCATGTTGGATCtaaatttatatatacattGTGTAGAGTATTGAGTTATAGCTGACATGTTACAGAGCTGAGTGTGCACatgtgtttttaggttttttggcatgaaaaaaaagagatactTAGTGCTGTAATGATGCTTTCTGGAGAGTTTGAAGGACGTTGTGTGACACTGTGGTCACAGTGTATTCTGGGTTACCTGCTGTATGTGCATCATAAGTAATCATCATTATATAAAGCAGGAGCTATAAGTAGCAGccctttaatttaccatttatCTGCCGCTCAGATCCCCAAACTTGCTGATACGATCAGAAGGAAAATCAAGCACAttgtggtgtttatttgtgggTTTGTGGGTACTATGGTGAGGAAGTGGGCCTGTCTGAAGGAGCTGGATTTAATCTCACTGGTATTCAGCTGTAATGTTAGACAGGGGGGGTTCAAAGATGAGGTGATTTCAAAAGGGACAAGAAAGCGTTTTTCTCTTGTTGTCCGTGGAGGAAgcaaaaagctgaaataaacTGAACCAAGGGGGAGGTTGGAGCTAATACAACGGGAGAACTTTACTCTTTCACTTGCCATTTTAACAACTGACATTGTTTTCACAAATCCAAAGGCCTAAATAGAGTTTCCGAGGTGGGACGAATGCCCTGCAAGTCCGACAGAAAGAGGCGGTTGATAGAAGAATGAAGGCCACAGAGACAACCCCCTCTGCCTGGTTTCTAATACttgcttttagatgccttttctatgcacactttttaaaaggtGAACAAAAGACCATGTCAGGAGCAACAAAGCAGAGAGGTAACTTATGTCCTGTGTGTCACAGAATTTAAAATAGTGAAACACCTGCAGTGGAAAACAAGTTTTTATCCTgcacaagatttaaaaaaaagttctcccACTAGTGCAAGTAAAAACAGAGGAGTTACGAAGCAGGATGcgtttaaaatgtattacagaTATGAAGGTTGTGACTCAGCCTCATACaccttaactctttgaaacctggatcaacatcacctGTGAACTGCGTTCAagcacctttcacaagtgtttaaaccttcagcaaattggtttgatttcttttgaaaatatgggagaaaatgcaatgagcaacttggcaataaatgttctgcaaattgcaagaaattactagatttgtaaatttatttttttgaaaagctgtggaaaaatgtccaaaaaactatatcaataattatcataattttatatttttgttacagaattattatatattttaagcacttctaatgtaattttcttttctttttttctttgcgtatttttttggtcatttttttttgtaacttatacagaatttcttactaatttgggggtagttttcttcttctttattgCCTTcctcacatgtttttaaaagaaatcaagccaatgtgctcagatGTAAAAATGTTCAAGTACAACATTTACTTTTTGGGAGTTTATGCCACCCAATATCTGGACTGAGACTAAAATCATCTGTTTTCATTTGCCTTTGCACCAGAACCTAAAGGTCTGTCTTTATACTTTGGgtatttaaaagtgttttaggATGAGGGAGCAAgaaggtgtttttaaaaaggcaagtGAACAATAAGCCCAAAGCTCCCCAACAGTTTATTTCAGCCCTTTGCCTTCTCAGCTGACATTAACAGAAAAACTCTTTCATGTCTTTGGATAAGCATTTTGGCTTAAAGGATTCTGGCTTCAGTCTTGCACCAAACCTGAAGATTTCCTTTCAGATCTCTGTTTAACCCGACATTTGTTTGATACTGAACGGTCTAAATCTGGTGCTTGCTGGGAGTTGGGGAAGGTTATTGAGGCTCCACCAGCTGCATGTTGGTGTAAATGGGCTCTCATGTCTTTTTGGTCAGCCTCCCAGCACCAGACGGCACTCTCAGTTGTGAGAGCCAAAAATTTGAATAACAAGTGTTCAGGAATGGCCAACTGTTTAGAGTCCTCACAAGGTCAGCGGAGAACAATAGGGCCCCATTTCTCTGGTGAACACCCGGCTCACACTCAGCTGGATTCAAATAGAGCTTTACCTTGAAAGTTGCATTGCAAATTGAAATCTGGAGCATAAAccttgttaaaacaaaacaacaaaaaaaacctcggTGTGTGAATGTGGCTGTGATTTTTTCTCCATGTGCATTTGGAAACACACCTTTCCTCGTGAGCAcctgcagtttgttttcctAGGGTCAATCTTTTCCTTGTATTCTCTATAAAAGCTAAACTgcaagtcacacacactcacacgcgcgcgcacaggCACCACAGGCACACACTGAGCTGTAACCACGCCCGCTGCTGCGTCACTGGGTGGCATGCTGCATTCAAGGACCTCCCATGAGGCGTGGCCAGCGAGGAAGCTTATATATTCCCCTTtgcaataaaatatgcatttgcGATTAAGCTATGCACCATAACGGACCCTccgtttatttttttgtattttactgagAATAAAACACCACATGGACTTTGTATTGGGAATTCGTTGCGCCGCTTCAtagttttttttggtcttttttcagtttaatcatgttgaaaaataatggAAAGAAGACAGCTATCTCTGTAGCCAGCACAGCATTTCTCTGCCTGCTGCTTCTCCTGGTTGCTGTGCAGCATCACCGGGTTCaggtggaggagaaagaggtGAATGGAGAGGACACGGGGACGCGCTCTCTCCTCCAAGATGCTGCGCAAGCGGAGCAGCAGGACGCGCagggtaataataataagaaaggATTCTCGGCGTACTTCACCAAACTGACCCGGGGACGGAGAGAAGTGGAAAAGCCGGCACGAGCATCCGCGTCTGCAGCTGAGCCTCCTCCAGCTGAGGACATCAGCCCTGATGACATCTTCATCGCTGTGAAGACCACCAAGAAGTTTCATCAGTCCAGACTGAACCTGCTGCTGGAGACGTGGATCTCAAGAAACATGCAACAGGTAATTGCAAAATGGATTATTGATATCATAGTTGCATAATCAAACAATGTGCATGCTCAagctaaaaacataaatgttaagGAATTGATTGCTTGTTTATAGGTGACATCATAGTTTCTGCAGGTCTGAACAATCATGCAGGTGATGCCTGCTTGATGGCTGCTCTCAGTATTCTTATTGTCCCCTCTGTCGCCAgatgacacactgacacagcagcacagccCCTGTTAACCATGAATTTCCCTGgctctgtcactttttattcTCCTCTGAGTGATGTCCATGAGAACGGAGGGGAGCAGTTTCAGGActccctcttctccctctttcagCCCCCCTTCTCTCCCCACTCTCTATTATCCCTTCTCTTTCTGGGTGTCCCTGTGAATGCCCCCGGTGCAATGGATGCTTCACAGCACCGACTCCAGCGCTGTCCCCCTTCCAGCACTAACAAAGCGTCTTTCTGAAGGGGGGAAGAAAAGCTTTTTCCCAGCCCCTTGTCTCCCCGCTCTCCATGGGAACGTGGGAGCTGAGTCTGGGTCAAGCTTTACTGGAGGGATGGGAAAAAACGGGGGCTTCGTTAAAGGGGATGCCTGGGACAAAGGGGTGCATCTATAGGCAAGTTTATGCTGGGAAGCGGCATGCTGAGTGTGAAAATGTGAGAACCAAGCTCCTTCAGAGGGATGCACAAAGACACGGGAGAAAGCAGTTTTCAAAGTGATTTTCATCTGCACCCAGAGGTGTCACATGCAGTCTTTTTAATTTGCCACACACAGGTTCTACCCCCTTTTTTGGTCTCATTCTCTTTATAAAGTTTCAGGAGAGGTTTCCTCTTGGTAAAATTGTGATGATAATAGGCTGTCACAACCACTTAGCCCAGGCAGAATCACCTGCACAGCTCATGTTAATGTCCAAACCATGCTCCACAACATCTGCTTAGATGAGTAGTGATTGTGCTAATTGGTTGTAGTCACTGTACTGGATGATGATAGTTAACCCATCCCACAGAGTTAACAGCAGGGCTATACAGGCAGGCAGCTGGTGGGTTGGCTGCGCGGACAAAAAGGACAGACTGAGCCCCCACAATGCAAGAGGGAGTTCCTGGAGGAAGGGTGCCAGGTGGTCAGGAGTGATGGAACAAAAGACGGCCTTAATGCCAGCCATATGATGCTCTGAGTTCCCACCATGTACATATGGCCGTCCTCAGTGTTCAGGTTTGATTCTCACGCTCAGCTGTTGGACATCTGTGGAGCTTGGATTGCTTATGTTGTACCAGGGACAAAAGTATTACTCCTGCAAAAGCTGATttagaggacttttttttttttatctctgttcTACTTTAGTGAGATTCTTTATGCAGATGGAGTTGCtatctgctgctgtttacatgaGAACAGGGGGAGATTATCTCTGTGATAGCTTTGTTGACACAGTAGTGCCTCTGGCCTTCTTAATCTTTGAGCCCATTCAGAGCATaaatggcaacttttttttgtaaatccaGCCAGTTAGTGCCTTTATGTAAAAGGTTGCCCTTTGCGACTGTTAAATGCCAGTCTTAATTCATCTGTGAATTCATGCTTTTGAAACAGAAATCCTACTTTCAAGCCATTATATAACTTAATGCACAatacttcttcctgttttctATTAATCACCCTAGAACAATATAGCTTTGTACTGCGAGGGGGgttcataaaacaaaagaagacaatGTATCATGACGTTTCCTGAGAAGTGATTTGTAAAACTGGCACGTAGTCACTGCTTTTATCAGAGCACAGATTCGTTTTGCAGCTGGCACCAGCGTCTGCATGGTGTGCCATGCATTCCTCTCTTAAGAGTATGATAATTAGCCAGCACTCCCAACAATGAGCGCTTTTagagtttagaaaaaaaaacacttggcaaTGCAGTTGAGTTTATGAAACGGCTTCACTATGAAGTACAAGTGGTCAGAGAGTGGGTGAAGAGGACAGCCTTGTGTAAAAAACATGTGCATGCCATTCACCTCAATGGGCAACCTGATGGTGCAGCTCATTTGTGTTAATAAAAACGGATGAAAATGCTTTGAATCTCTGGAACAGAAGGAGGCAGGATGGAAGTGTTtgatggagggaggggagcCTGATGCCCTTCCTTCCCGTGGAGCTGGAGACAGCCAGCCAGGCACCACGTTCAGCTCAGACAGGGCCGTGCCAGGCCTTCCTGTGGTCAGGAgtgccccctccccccctcgTTCTTTGCTCTCATCTCCCTCTTCTCACTCCATGCTCCCTCGCCTCTTATCTCTGCTCCACACATagccagcttttttttctctggtatGAATTAGTATTCCACGAAAGTAACTGTTCTTTTAAGTTTCAGTTAAGAAACAAagaccgaaaaaaaaaaacttcccagGGAGGTTTCTCTTTAGTTAACTCCTGCAGCTGTATGCAAATGCAGGCAAACATATTTAGAATTTACCCAGCGGAGACTTTACCCAGCATGAAAACTCGCAGCATTGTTCCATTCAAGAGGCTCTGACTATGTATGTGGcccggagaggaggaggggggcaggATAGGGGGGTGAAGTGGGGCTGAATGGCCACACACGGCTTTCGATTTACTAATCAGCAGTGAGATTCCAGCCCTCTCCTccgtcctccctccctctctttctgtcagtGCCCTGGCAGCTCTGGCAGCTGCCTCAGTGATTAGGCTGTCTATTCAACGGACTTTAAAGCAAACAGCGCCAGCCTCTGATCCCTTCACCAGTGAAACCACCACCCTTTCTTAAACAAATACCGTCTCATGGCCCCAGCATCCAGCAACATCTGCTCAGAGTTTGTCCCATAAACTGTTCAGGAGGCCTTGTGCAGAAAAAGACGAGTGGAAAGTAAAATCGGCAGCCTGTTTCTGGTTGCAGATAACAAATCACAGTTGCCCGACAGCAAGGTGGCGATCTTTTAAGAATGAAAGACTAAAGAAAAAGGCAAGCAAGACTTGGAGAAAGCTGGCTTAAAtgttataattctgtaacataattaccAATATGCAATTTTGAtaatagtttttccctagcctttttttacaaaaataatttactacattctactgatttcttgcaacttgtcaaatatttcttttgCTATTGCTTATAGcatttctccccatgtttttgaaagaaatcacaccaatttgcacggtggttcaaaggtttcaatacttgttcaaggcatctgaaagcaacacaagaaaagtgatgtcgcttcaggtttcaaagggttaagaaggCATCACAACCGAGCATGTCGAGACACGTGGCGCAGATAAGGTAGCGTGATGTTCGGCAGGTGCTGCCTCACCTGAGGTGAAGAGTAAACAGAGCGCTGGCGGTTACAGAGCTCAGGGCTCTTTCATCATCACCATTCAGCCGCTTGCACCTGCTCAGTGTGAGGCCTCATAAAGAGGAGTCTAATCTGCTCCTTTTAAAGTGTGTTCCTGTAAGGTGCCCTTTGTTGTTAACTTCTTTTTATGAGTAACTGCAACTGTTAACAAGCGCCTGCAGTCTCGTGGTGTTTTGAGTCTGTCAGTCATAGAGTGGCGAGCACACAGAGGGTTGTGTCTGTGGTTTACATTACTGTTTTAGCTGCATTCAACACGTTGAAGCCTGGCAGCAGGTCCAACAGAGCAAAGGGGCTCAGCCGGGGGGTAGGATACATGAatggggtgtgtgtgggggcGGACAGTCTGCCTCCTCCTTTGTTCTATGTCTGGGATGCTTCGGGGCGGCAGCATAGTTGCCATGGAGAGAGTGAAACGCAGGACAAAAGGCCTTTATTAGAGCAGGGGGTTGTTTAACtcactgtgtttttcactgCATAAAAGGCATGTTGATTGATGCTAATCACACCGGGCTGGATGTGAGGAAGGAGGACTTCGGACATACTGTTGATTCTGATCTTGTGACTGTTTCACATAATCACCCAAagtggttttgattttttggatTTATAGACCAACCCCACTTATGTGTATTCTCCTTTGTTTGGTTTACAGACCTACATCTTCACGGACGGAGAAGATGAGGAGCTGAAAAAGCAAATTGGTGAGTTTAATGAGGGGGATTTCATTTTGGGAACAGAGACATGCATTGTTTTAGTAGGAATGGAACTTTGAGTTAATGAGAAATCATgatttacacataaaaaatcAGCTTAGAGCTTTTTCCATTAAAGATGGTATCAAAACACAAAGACCCTCCATTGATAATGTTTTGCTCCGCTCAAAATTGTCCTATTTCTGTAATTGTTGCCACAGGGAGTCATGCAATCAACACTAACTGCTCTGCAGCTCATAGCCGACAAGCTCTGTCCTGCAAGATGGCGGTGGAATATGACAAGTTCATAGAGTCCGGGAAAAAGTAAGTACTTACATTTAATTACTCAGCTGAAAGTTGATATTTAGTATGAAATCTCATGATTAATACCTCTGTTTCTCAGGTGGTTCTGTCATGTCGATGACGACAACTATGTGAATGTTCGGACTCTGGTGAAGCACCTGTCCCAGTACCCGCACACCCAGGACATGTACATCGGGAAACCCAGCCTCGACCGGCCCATAGAGGCCACAGAGAGGCTGGGGAACAATAAGATGGTATGTGGAGTATTCTTATTTTTCGTGGATGATTATTTCAAGAGCAAACAGCTCATTTGTTTGGTAATTCTGTATATTAACAAACGTCTCTGTGTCTTCTATAGAAACCAGTCAACTTCTGGTTCGCTACTGGAGGAGCAGGCTTCTGTTTGAGTCGGGGTCTGGCGCTCAAGATGAGCCCATGGGCCAGGTAAAACACTTACACACATCTGGTGTTATCACTCAAAACATCTGTATATTAGTATGAAggataaaaatggcaaaaatgtaatttttttggtctttctaGTGGTGGTCACTTCATGAACACAGCTGAGAAGATCCGCCTTCCTGATGACTGCACCATCGGCTACATCATAGAGTCAGTTCTGGGGGTTCCTCTGACCCGCAGCAACCTGTTTCACTCCCACCTAGAGAACCTGCAACAAGTGTCAAGATCTGAGATTCACAAGCAGGTGAGAGACTAAACACTGTTATACAGTATTGAGCCGTGGCCCACGCAAGTGGCCTTCATCACTGTGATCATTTATGCTTTTTGCCcctcaactttttattttagaagCGTGTACAATAATCAGTAACAGTAAATGAATgaacatacaaaaaaaccccagtaAATCGAGTATCATCATATCCCCCATCACTCCCTGCAACCCACATATTCCCAagtaaacagacaaagaaacaaaaaaaaaacaacacaaaaagtaaGAGCAGCGACAAAGTTGTAAATGATaactttataaaatgtttttaatacatGGCGCACCTATATCCACAAAGGCTCAAGGCCAGAAATTATCCAAGACCATTACACGATTGAACTTTAATATACTGATACACCTGTCTAACTCACTGATATCTGCTTTAAAACTAGCTTGAAGAAGATACATTTTTACTAAATAGAAGAGCACAGGCTGTTGGGTTTCTATGCCACGGTGTTGAGTTTCTTCATGAACAATGACGACAGACAATGCGCAGATCATGAAGGAGTTGATAAATTTCAACCAACGGTAACTTTTACTGAAAAGTTCAGGTCATAAAGATACATATTGAAGTACTTCCTCTTAAGCATTTGGAAATAGGAGGAAATGTGATGCTACCAAGTAGCCCAGGCACAGTTGTTGCAGTCTATATGTTTACGCTGTAGATTCAATGTAGTATGATTATAAGTACAAACCAGCCTCTATAGCTCAACGTTTTAATTTATGATCATTATCACGTATCCTTGgtgttttcttcctttgttaCTCAAGTTTTTCCCCTGACTTTTCTTCCAGATCACACTCAGCTATGGAATGTTTGAAAACAAGAGTA includes these proteins:
- the lfng gene encoding beta-1,3-N-acetylglucosaminyltransferase lunatic fringe is translated as MLKNNGKKTAISVASTAFLCLLLLLVAVQHHRVQVEEKEVNGEDTGTRSLLQDAAQAEQQDAQGNNNKKGFSAYFTKLTRGRREVEKPARASASAAEPPPAEDISPDDIFIAVKTTKKFHQSRLNLLLETWISRNMQQTYIFTDGEDEELKKQIGSHAINTNCSAAHSRQALSCKMAVEYDKFIESGKKWFCHVDDDNYVNVRTLVKHLSQYPHTQDMYIGKPSLDRPIEATERLGNNKMKPVNFWFATGGAGFCLSRGLALKMSPWASGGHFMNTAEKIRLPDDCTIGYIIESVLGVPLTRSNLFHSHLENLQQVSRSEIHKQITLSYGMFENKSNIINLKGAFPVEEDPSRFKSVHCLLYPDTPWCPPQVVF